The proteins below are encoded in one region of Shewanella algae:
- a CDS encoding ShlB/FhaC/HecB family hemolysin secretion/activation protein — protein MATSRSVLLLATLFASLSVLADTGIAGDSTTSSSQGQNPLPERFKVGKIVVVSNPIFDESADNAIFLHNWANALHINTRESVILNRLSIQEGQEVTPRQLEEAQRILRREPYLRDARISVVKADPSADQQPDGETLLVETWDQWSLLPTISLGRSGGNNSFSVGLKDDNILGLGIRTRLKYQSDEDRTGYKVAFEMPLNIIKNATVAANFYDNSDGQAKQLYFDKPFYTLDDPRAYGAEYLDEDRIDTIRQNGLDINEFDEEIRYRNLYWGFMFAKENQSRQRLRLGVTQDKHSFHALPQYPQQPLPQDRDFLYPWVEWEYLQDDFRVLTNIHLVNYNEDFNLGWHHSVKLGLETKDSDNLGYHLNWRSSRGYFEGKELLLLAFGGEATLATRQRDFYQVNVAAEYFYKFTPKWTAYSKVRLSNSNNNYIDRPFALGDETGIRGYPNDYQHGDNQWLLTGEIRYYPNINLYQLAELGWAAFIDVGQAFGGAMANDNEVSGPIGSIGIGARIYSSRSSYGHVAHIDFSVPFTRGEEVDGWEWRFQVKQSF, from the coding sequence ATGGCAACAAGCCGCAGTGTCTTGCTTCTGGCAACCCTGTTTGCCAGTCTCTCCGTTTTGGCCGACACCGGCATCGCAGGCGATAGCACAACCTCGTCTTCCCAAGGCCAAAACCCACTCCCTGAGCGGTTCAAGGTTGGCAAAATTGTGGTGGTCAGCAACCCAATTTTCGACGAGTCTGCCGACAACGCCATCTTCCTGCACAATTGGGCCAACGCCTTGCATATCAATACCCGGGAGTCGGTGATCCTCAATCGCCTCAGTATCCAGGAGGGGCAGGAAGTGACCCCAAGGCAGTTGGAAGAAGCGCAGCGGATCCTTAGGCGTGAGCCCTATCTCAGAGACGCCAGGATCTCTGTGGTCAAGGCCGACCCGAGTGCCGATCAACAGCCTGATGGTGAAACCTTGCTGGTGGAAACCTGGGATCAATGGTCGCTGCTGCCCACCATCAGCCTGGGACGCAGCGGCGGCAACAACAGCTTCTCCGTAGGGCTGAAAGACGACAATATTCTTGGCCTGGGGATTCGCACCCGTTTGAAGTACCAATCCGACGAGGACAGAACCGGCTACAAGGTGGCATTCGAAATGCCGCTGAACATCATCAAAAATGCCACTGTGGCGGCCAACTTCTATGACAACAGCGATGGTCAGGCCAAACAACTGTATTTCGACAAGCCTTTCTATACCCTGGACGACCCCCGGGCCTACGGCGCCGAGTATCTGGATGAAGACAGAATCGACACCATTCGCCAAAACGGCCTGGACATCAACGAGTTCGATGAAGAAATCCGCTATCGCAACCTCTACTGGGGCTTTATGTTCGCCAAAGAGAACCAGAGCCGGCAAAGATTACGCCTTGGAGTTACTCAGGATAAGCACAGCTTTCATGCCCTGCCTCAATACCCGCAGCAGCCCTTGCCTCAGGACAGAGACTTTCTCTACCCTTGGGTAGAATGGGAGTACTTGCAGGATGATTTTCGGGTACTGACCAATATTCACCTGGTCAACTATAACGAAGACTTCAACCTCGGCTGGCATCACAGCGTTAAATTGGGGCTGGAAACCAAAGACAGTGACAATCTTGGCTATCACCTCAACTGGCGCAGCAGTCGCGGTTACTTTGAGGGCAAGGAGCTGCTATTGCTGGCATTTGGCGGCGAAGCCACCCTGGCCACCCGGCAACGGGACTTTTATCAAGTGAATGTTGCCGCCGAGTATTTCTATAAGTTCACCCCCAAGTGGACCGCCTATTCCAAGGTGCGGCTGTCCAACTCCAACAACAACTATATCGACCGTCCCTTTGCGCTGGGGGATGAAACCGGCATTCGCGGTTATCCCAACGACTACCAGCACGGTGACAATCAATGGCTGCTGACCGGCGAAATCCGCTATTACCCCAATATCAACCTCTACCAACTGGCAGAATTGGGCTGGGCCGCCTTTATCGATGTCGGTCAGGCCTTTGGTGGTGCCATGGCCAATGACAACGAAGTCTCAGGCCCCATAGGCTCTATCGGCATAGGTGCCAGAATCTACTCTTCCCGCTCCAGTTATGGTCATGTCGCCCATATCGATTTCAGCGTGCCCTTTACCCGGGGCGAGGAAGTGGACGGCTGGGAATGGCGCTTTCAAGTGAAGCAGAGTTTCTAG
- a CDS encoding substrate-binding periplasmic protein, producing MKKLLSSVLLGLSCLISAQANTLKIAFFDFAPYSFQEEGELKGIMVEMTRLACQRWEEGCQLKLWPNRRARQQMNSGETGAMGLAWADYRTSQYYFSVPLLQSEYGFFSLKALSLKQMQQLSDQRVAVFSPSNTHNALQKLNQELLRQQVPPMQVVTFPQSDELPLKMLARKRFDAYFVNRDVGRWYAGKQGIEGLDYLPSQPKTYYCLAFDIRHNDRQTIARFNRLLLELQQGEAWHQLLQRWQVEPAQWQPEQAQAMNIPLE from the coding sequence ATGAAAAAACTCCTTTCCTCTGTGCTGCTCGGCCTGTCGTGCCTGATATCGGCACAGGCAAACACGTTGAAAATAGCCTTTTTTGATTTTGCGCCATACAGCTTTCAGGAAGAAGGAGAACTCAAGGGCATCATGGTAGAGATGACTCGTCTGGCCTGCCAGCGCTGGGAGGAAGGCTGCCAACTCAAGCTGTGGCCTAATCGCCGCGCCAGGCAGCAGATGAACTCGGGAGAAACCGGTGCCATGGGGCTGGCCTGGGCAGATTATCGCACCTCACAATACTATTTCTCGGTCCCCTTGTTGCAGTCTGAATATGGTTTCTTCAGCCTCAAGGCACTGAGTTTGAAGCAGATGCAGCAGCTATCGGATCAGCGTGTGGCAGTGTTCTCACCATCCAATACCCACAATGCCCTGCAAAAATTGAATCAGGAACTGCTCCGGCAACAAGTTCCCCCCATGCAGGTGGTTACCTTTCCACAAAGCGATGAATTGCCACTGAAAATGCTCGCCAGAAAGCGTTTTGATGCCTATTTTGTCAACCGGGATGTCGGTCGCTGGTACGCAGGGAAACAGGGGATTGAAGGCTTGGACTATCTACCCAGCCAACCCAAGACTTACTACTGTCTGGCATTCGATATCCGTCATAATGACCGACAAACCATAGCCCGCTTCAATCGGCTGTTGTTGGAATTGCAGCAGGGAGAAGCCTGGCACCAGCTACTGCAGCGCTGGCAGGTTGAACCGGCCCAATGGCAGCCTGAGCAAGCCCAAGCCATGAACATTCCACTCGAGTAG
- the rsmI gene encoding 16S rRNA (cytidine(1402)-2'-O)-methyltransferase: MDLSVALYIVPTPIGNLGDLSPRALEVLNRVALIACEDTRHSSKLLSHFGIDTRTTALHDHNERARAQWIVERLGEGEAIALISDAGTPLISDPGYHLVSHVRAAGYPVIPLPGPCAAIAALSASGLPSDRFSFEGFLPAKDKGRQDKLLALREDPRTLIFYESPHRILPSLKSLVEVLGPDRQMVMARELTKTFETFLCGTTAEVLAQVEADANQQRGEIVLMLHGFVSEEADETPAAALDTLKLLCDELPLKKAAAIAAQIHGLKKNALYKKGLELGW; this comes from the coding sequence ATGGACCTGTCGGTCGCGCTGTATATAGTTCCCACTCCCATAGGCAACCTGGGGGACTTGAGCCCCAGGGCTCTGGAAGTACTGAATCGGGTGGCTTTGATCGCCTGTGAGGACACACGCCACAGCAGTAAATTGCTGAGTCACTTCGGCATAGACACCCGCACCACAGCGCTGCATGACCACAATGAACGTGCCCGTGCGCAGTGGATTGTCGAACGCCTTGGCGAAGGTGAAGCCATAGCGCTGATCAGCGATGCCGGTACGCCGCTGATTTCCGATCCCGGCTATCACCTGGTATCCCATGTGCGCGCCGCCGGTTATCCGGTGATCCCGCTGCCCGGCCCCTGCGCCGCCATTGCCGCGCTGTCGGCATCTGGCTTGCCCTCGGATCGTTTCTCGTTTGAAGGCTTTTTGCCGGCCAAAGACAAAGGGCGCCAGGATAAACTGCTGGCGCTTAGGGAAGACCCGCGCACCCTGATTTTCTATGAGTCTCCCCACAGAATTCTGCCCAGCCTCAAGTCGCTGGTGGAGGTCCTAGGGCCGGATAGGCAGATGGTGATGGCGCGGGAACTGACCAAGACCTTTGAAACCTTCCTCTGCGGCACCACGGCCGAAGTGCTGGCGCAGGTAGAAGCCGATGCCAACCAGCAGCGCGGTGAAATCGTGCTTATGCTGCACGGTTTTGTCAGTGAAGAAGCAGACGAAACGCCCGCCGCGGCGTTGGATACCCTCAAACTACTCTGTGATGAATTACCGCTGAAGAAGGCGGCCGCCATTGCGGCACAGATCCATGGGTTGAAGAAAAATGCTCTTTATAAAAAAGGGCTGGAGCTGGGCTGGTAA